In a genomic window of Halofilum ochraceum:
- the ileS gene encoding isoleucine--tRNA ligase, protein MSDYKQTLNLPNTAFPMRANLAKREPERLRRWQEEDIYGRIRAARAGRQQFILHDGPPYANGSIHIGHAVNKILKDIIVKSKTLSGFDAPYVPGWDCHGLPIEHAVEKKHGKAAELGYNAFRRACRAYAEEQIDNQREDFKRLGVLGDWDHPYLTMEYRTEAAILRALGRIIDGGHVYKGLKPVHWCLECGSALAEAEIEYKDKRSAAIDVRFPAVDPAALADTFGVDAGGRPVSLVIWTTTPWTLPGNQAVAVHRELEYSLVDTGDELLVLATDLVEPALLRYDIDGRTVGHALGTRLEHMRLRHPFDERDVPVILGDHVTLEAGTGCVHTAPGHGQEDYEVGLEYGLPVVNPVRGDGVFAEGTPHVAGIHVRKSDDPICDLLSERGALLSRVPYEHSYPNCWRHKTPVLFLATPQWFISMDDGLRQGALEAIQDVSFTPAWGRARIEGMVTNRPDWCISRQRMWGVPIALFVHRDSGELHPRTGELIEAVAQRIEQGGIDAWFDLDPAELLGDEAESYDRVSDILDVWFDSGVTHAAVLETREELRAPADLYLEGSDQHRGWFQSSLLSSIALRGRAPYEGVLTHGFTVDGHGRKMSKSLGNVIAPQTVMETLGADIIRLWVAAADYRAEMAVSDEILKRMTDSYRRMRNTARFLLGNLHDFDPARDSLAASDMVDLDRWAVDRALAVQDEVRRAFDAYNFHRVYQAVHNFCSVDMGAFYLDVLKDRLYTTPADSNARRSAQTAMQHILEALVRWLGPIVSYTSDEIWEHMPGARSGSVFEAEWYEGLFPLAEDAALDRADWNRIKEVRAAVARRLETLRNEGTIGSALDAAVTVHCDAPVRDSLSRLGDELRFVVLTSAAAVAPAAERPDDAVADEADGHEVWIAAGRSGDEKCARCWHRRPDIGGDPDHPDICARCVTNIAGDGERRAHA, encoded by the coding sequence GTGAGCGATTACAAACAGACGCTGAACCTGCCGAACACGGCCTTCCCCATGCGGGCCAACCTCGCCAAGCGCGAGCCGGAACGCCTGCGGCGCTGGCAGGAAGAGGACATCTACGGGCGCATCCGGGCCGCGCGCGCCGGGCGGCAGCAATTCATCCTGCACGACGGGCCGCCCTACGCGAACGGGTCGATCCACATCGGCCATGCGGTCAACAAGATCCTCAAGGACATCATCGTCAAATCGAAGACCCTGTCCGGCTTCGACGCGCCCTACGTGCCCGGCTGGGACTGCCACGGCCTGCCGATCGAGCACGCGGTCGAGAAGAAACACGGCAAGGCCGCCGAACTCGGTTACAACGCCTTCCGGCGCGCCTGCCGGGCGTACGCCGAGGAGCAGATCGACAACCAGCGCGAGGACTTCAAGCGTCTCGGCGTACTCGGCGACTGGGATCATCCCTATCTGACCATGGAGTACCGCACCGAGGCGGCGATCCTGCGCGCGCTCGGGCGGATCATCGACGGTGGCCACGTCTACAAGGGCCTGAAGCCGGTCCACTGGTGCCTGGAATGCGGCTCGGCCCTGGCCGAGGCCGAGATCGAATACAAGGACAAGCGTTCCGCCGCGATCGATGTGCGCTTCCCTGCGGTCGACCCGGCGGCGCTCGCGGACACATTCGGCGTCGACGCCGGTGGCCGACCGGTGTCGCTGGTGATCTGGACCACGACGCCGTGGACGCTGCCGGGCAACCAGGCGGTCGCCGTGCATCGCGAGCTCGAATACAGCCTCGTCGACACCGGTGACGAGCTCCTCGTGCTCGCCACGGACCTGGTCGAGCCGGCGCTGTTGCGCTATGACATCGACGGCCGCACGGTCGGCCACGCACTCGGCACCAGGCTCGAGCACATGCGTCTGCGCCACCCGTTCGATGAGCGCGACGTCCCGGTCATCCTCGGTGATCACGTCACCCTGGAAGCGGGCACCGGCTGCGTGCACACCGCGCCCGGGCACGGCCAGGAGGACTACGAGGTCGGCCTGGAGTATGGACTGCCCGTGGTGAATCCGGTCCGCGGCGACGGCGTCTTCGCCGAGGGCACGCCGCATGTGGCGGGCATCCACGTGCGCAAGTCGGACGATCCGATCTGCGATCTTCTGAGCGAGCGCGGTGCACTGCTCAGCCGCGTGCCCTACGAGCACAGCTACCCGAACTGCTGGCGCCACAAGACACCGGTGCTGTTCCTCGCCACGCCGCAGTGGTTCATCTCGATGGACGACGGACTGCGCCAGGGTGCGCTGGAGGCCATCCAGGACGTCTCGTTCACGCCTGCCTGGGGCCGCGCGCGCATCGAGGGCATGGTCACCAATCGCCCCGACTGGTGCATCTCGCGCCAGCGCATGTGGGGCGTGCCGATCGCGCTGTTCGTGCACCGCGACAGCGGTGAACTGCATCCGCGGACCGGCGAGCTCATCGAGGCGGTCGCGCAGCGCATCGAGCAGGGCGGGATCGACGCCTGGTTCGATCTCGACCCGGCCGAGCTGCTGGGCGACGAGGCCGAGTCGTATGACCGCGTGAGCGATATCCTCGACGTCTGGTTCGATTCGGGCGTCACCCACGCGGCCGTGCTGGAGACGCGCGAGGAACTGCGCGCCCCCGCCGACCTGTATCTGGAGGGCTCCGACCAGCACCGCGGCTGGTTCCAGTCCTCGCTGCTGTCATCGATCGCGCTGCGTGGCCGCGCGCCGTACGAGGGTGTACTGACCCACGGTTTCACGGTCGACGGCCACGGCCGCAAGATGTCGAAGTCGCTCGGCAACGTGATCGCGCCGCAGACCGTGATGGAGACGCTGGGCGCCGATATCATCCGGCTGTGGGTGGCCGCGGCCGATTACCGCGCGGAGATGGCCGTCTCCGACGAGATCCTCAAGCGCATGACCGATTCCTACCGGCGCATGCGCAATACCGCCCGCTTCCTGCTCGGGAACCTGCACGATTTCGATCCGGCCCGCGACAGCCTCGCCGCCAGCGACATGGTCGACCTCGACCGCTGGGCCGTGGACCGTGCGCTCGCGGTGCAGGACGAAGTCCGGCGCGCGTTCGACGCGTACAACTTCCACCGGGTCTACCAGGCCGTGCACAACTTCTGCTCGGTCGACATGGGCGCGTTCTACCTCGATGTGCTCAAGGACCGGCTCTACACGACCCCGGCCGACAGCAATGCCCGGCGCTCGGCGCAGACGGCGATGCAGCACATCCTCGAGGCGCTGGTGCGCTGGCTGGGACCGATCGTCTCCTACACCTCCGACGAGATCTGGGAGCATATGCCGGGTGCGCGTTCGGGCAGCGTGTTCGAGGCCGAGTGGTACGAGGGCCTGTTCCCGCTGGCGGAAGACGCCGCCTTGGACCGGGCTGACTGGAACCGGATCAAGGAGGTCCGGGCGGCCGTCGCGCGACGGCTCGAGACCCTGCGCAACGAGGGCACGATCGGTTCCGCGCTGGACGCCGCGGTAACGGTCCACTGCGATGCCCCGGTCCGGGATTCGCTGAGCCGGCTCGGCGACGAACTCCGGTTCGTCGTGCTGACCTCGGCGGCGGCAGTGGCCCCGGCCGCCGAGCGGCCGGACGACGCGGTGGCGGATGAGGCCGATGGTCACGAGGTGTGGATCGCGGCCGGGCGCAGCGGGGACGAAAAATGCGCCCGCTGCTGGCATCGCCGCCCTGATATCGGCGGTGACCCGGACCATCCGGACATCTGCGCTCGATGCGTGACCAACATCGCCGGCGACGGCGAGCGCCGCGCCCATGCCTGA
- the murJ gene encoding murein biosynthesis integral membrane protein MurJ: protein MSEGRGGVWRTGGTVGAMTLLSRVLGFIRDMVLARVFGAGIATDAFFVAFRIPNFLRRLFGEGGFTQAYVPVFTEYKERHGLESLRDLADHVIGTLAGVLGLITAVGVAAAPVLVLIFAPGFYDDPARYDLASDLLRLTFPYVFFISLVAAAGGMLQSFSRFAVPAFTPVLLNICLIGGALWGAPQLDIPIHALGWAVFIAGIAQLAFQIPFLAKIGVLPRPRWGWRHPGVQRVIALLIPTLFAASVAQINLLLDTLIASLLQAGSVSWLYYADRLLEFPLGVFGVALGTALLPRLSSQHARTDPDGFRLTMEQALRLIAVIGVPATAGLILLAGPILATLFGYGRFTPEDTSMAAIALVGYGLGLPAFLLIKILQPGFFSRQDTRTPMRIGAAALGINMIFNVILVGTAVWTGFHAPHAGLALATSMSGWWHAWMLYRRLTHAGVFHPAGGWAVFALRVGLATAAMGAVLLTFSGPLTAWGDLDWLDKSGRLALLIGGGGLVYLVTLLLTGLRPRHLLRP, encoded by the coding sequence ATGAGCGAGGGACGCGGCGGCGTCTGGCGGACGGGCGGCACGGTCGGGGCGATGACCCTCCTGTCACGGGTGCTCGGGTTCATCCGCGACATGGTGCTGGCCCGGGTTTTCGGTGCCGGGATCGCCACCGACGCCTTTTTCGTCGCCTTCCGGATCCCGAATTTCCTGCGCCGCCTGTTCGGGGAAGGCGGCTTCACCCAGGCCTACGTGCCCGTGTTCACGGAGTACAAGGAGCGCCACGGCCTCGAATCGCTGCGCGACCTCGCGGACCACGTGATCGGCACGCTCGCGGGTGTGCTGGGACTGATCACTGCGGTCGGTGTGGCCGCGGCGCCGGTGCTGGTGCTGATCTTCGCGCCCGGCTTCTACGACGACCCGGCACGCTACGACCTCGCGAGCGACCTGCTGCGCCTGACCTTCCCGTACGTGTTCTTCATCTCGCTGGTGGCGGCGGCCGGTGGGATGCTGCAGAGCTTCTCCCGCTTCGCGGTGCCGGCCTTCACGCCGGTGCTGCTGAACATCTGTCTGATCGGTGGCGCGCTCTGGGGCGCGCCGCAGCTCGACATTCCCATACACGCGCTCGGCTGGGCCGTGTTCATCGCCGGCATCGCCCAGCTCGCGTTCCAGATCCCGTTCCTGGCGAAGATCGGCGTTCTGCCGCGGCCGCGCTGGGGCTGGCGGCATCCGGGGGTGCAGCGCGTGATCGCCCTGCTGATCCCGACCCTGTTCGCGGCCTCGGTCGCCCAGATCAATCTGCTGCTGGATACCCTGATCGCCTCGCTGCTGCAGGCCGGCAGCGTCAGTTGGCTCTATTACGCCGACCGCCTGCTGGAGTTTCCGCTGGGCGTGTTCGGCGTGGCCCTCGGGACGGCGCTGCTGCCGCGCCTGTCGTCGCAGCACGCCCGCACCGACCCGGACGGGTTTCGCCTGACCATGGAACAGGCCCTGCGCCTGATCGCCGTGATCGGTGTGCCGGCGACCGCCGGACTGATCCTGCTCGCCGGGCCGATCCTCGCCACCCTGTTCGGCTATGGGCGGTTTACGCCAGAGGACACCTCGATGGCGGCGATCGCGCTGGTCGGCTACGGCCTCGGGCTGCCGGCGTTTCTCCTGATCAAAATCCTGCAGCCCGGCTTCTTCTCGCGCCAGGATACCCGCACGCCGATGCGGATCGGCGCCGCGGCGCTGGGCATCAACATGATCTTCAACGTGATCCTGGTCGGTACGGCCGTATGGACCGGCTTCCATGCGCCGCACGCGGGTCTGGCGCTGGCAACCTCGATGTCCGGCTGGTGGCACGCATGGATGCTCTATCGACGCCTGACCCACGCGGGCGTCTTCCATCCCGCCGGCGGCTGGGCCGTGTTCGCCCTGCGCGTGGGCCTTGCAACCGCCGCGATGGGCGCGGTGCTGCTGACCTTCAGCGGGCCGTTGACGGCCTGGGGCGATCTCGACTGGCTCGACAAGAGCGGCCGGCTGGCCCTGCTGATCGGGGGTGGGGGGCTGGTCTATCTCGTCACGCTGCTGCTCACCGGCCTGCGACCGCGTCATCTGCTGCGGCCTTAA
- the lspA gene encoding signal peptidase II: MPEAAGGGRAIGGPAARAFGLAAVILLLDQITKIWAVSALELYRPVEVLPFFNLTLLHNTGAAFSFLADAGGWQRWFFVGLTAVIAVGITIWLVRLRPEERLTRLCLALILGGAIGNLIDRVRLGYVVDFLDFHVAGWHWPAFNIADAAISCGAVLLIVFGLLGRS, from the coding sequence ATGCCTGAAGCGGCCGGCGGCGGTCGTGCAATCGGCGGACCCGCGGCACGAGCGTTCGGGCTGGCCGCGGTGATCCTGCTCCTGGATCAGATCACCAAGATCTGGGCCGTTTCCGCGCTGGAACTCTACCGCCCCGTCGAGGTCCTGCCTTTTTTCAACCTGACGCTGCTCCACAACACCGGCGCGGCGTTCTCCTTTCTCGCGGACGCAGGCGGCTGGCAGCGCTGGTTCTTCGTCGGCCTCACCGCCGTGATCGCCGTCGGCATTACCATCTGGCTCGTGCGGCTACGCCCCGAGGAGCGGCTGACCCGGCTGTGCCTCGCCCTGATCCTCGGCGGCGCCATCGGCAACCTCATCGACCGCGTGCGGCTCGGCTACGTCGTCGACTTCCTCGATTTCCACGTCGCCGGCTGGCACTGGCCCGCCTTCAACATCGCTGACGCGGCGATCAGCTGTGGTGCCGTGCTGTTGATCGTGTTCGGGCTGCTGGGGCGGTCATGA
- the rpsT gene encoding 30S ribosomal protein S20, giving the protein MANTPQARKRALQNNIRRDRNHGHRSRMRTEVKKVIKALRRGDREGAQAAYKSAVPLVDRMAGKGLIHKNRAARYKSRLNKRIHELNA; this is encoded by the coding sequence GTGGCGAATACCCCGCAGGCACGCAAGCGCGCACTTCAGAACAATATCCGCCGTGACCGGAATCACGGGCATCGGTCGCGCATGCGCACTGAAGTCAAGAAAGTCATCAAGGCGCTGCGGCGCGGCGACCGTGAAGGCGCCCAGGCCGCTTATAAGAGCGCGGTGCCGCTGGTGGATCGCATGGCCGGCAAGGGCCTGATCCACAAGAACCGGGCCGCCCGCTACAAGAGCCGCCTGAACAAGCGCATCCACGAACTCAACGCCTGA
- the ribF gene encoding bifunctional riboflavin kinase/FAD synthetase — MELVRGRHNLRPRHRGCAVTIGNFDGVHLGHQAVIEQLMARARALGVPGCVVTFEPHPREFFDPQRAPARLSRLRDKLAAIERLGVDRVLVLRCDRALTDLSPEAFIDDLLISGLDVRHLVIGDDFRFGHRRAGDFSTLAAAGERFGFGVEAAATYELDGARVSSTRVREALAAGDLDAAAQLLGGPYTMRGRVVHGQKLGRDLGYPTANIPLDGYPLPLTGVIAVLACTPDGRRLPGVANLGWRPTVAGTRPLLEVYAFDFSGDLYGQHLAVELVERLRPEEHFESLDQLIECMHDDARRAREILQQRGITA, encoded by the coding sequence TTGGAACTGGTCCGCGGCCGTCACAATCTCAGACCGCGCCACCGGGGCTGCGCCGTCACCATCGGCAATTTCGATGGCGTCCATCTCGGCCACCAGGCGGTGATCGAGCAGTTGATGGCGCGCGCCCGCGCGCTCGGCGTGCCGGGCTGCGTGGTGACATTCGAGCCGCACCCGCGCGAATTCTTCGATCCGCAGCGCGCGCCGGCACGGCTGTCGCGGCTGCGCGACAAGCTGGCGGCGATCGAGCGCCTCGGGGTCGACCGGGTCCTGGTGTTGCGCTGTGACCGCGCCCTGACCGACCTGTCGCCGGAGGCGTTTATCGACGACCTCCTCATCTCGGGGCTGGACGTACGCCACCTCGTCATCGGCGACGACTTCCGGTTCGGCCACAGGCGGGCGGGCGACTTCTCGACGCTCGCGGCGGCCGGCGAACGATTCGGCTTCGGCGTGGAAGCGGCTGCGACGTACGAGCTCGACGGGGCGCGCGTCAGCAGTACGCGGGTGCGCGAGGCGCTCGCCGCGGGCGATCTGGACGCTGCGGCGCAACTGCTCGGCGGGCCCTACACGATGCGCGGACGCGTGGTACACGGCCAGAAGCTGGGCCGGGATCTGGGCTACCCGACCGCGAACATCCCGCTGGATGGCTACCCGCTGCCGCTGACCGGGGTGATCGCCGTGCTAGCATGCACGCCCGACGGGCGGCGACTGCCCGGGGTGGCGAATCTCGGCTGGCGGCCGACCGTGGCGGGCACGCGACCGCTGCTGGAGGTCTACGCGTTCGACTTCTCGGGCGACCTGTACGGCCAGCACCTGGCCGTCGAGCTCGTGGAACGGCTGCGCCCGGAAGAGCATTTCGAATCGCTGGACCAGCTGATCGAGTGCATGCACGACGACGCACGCCGCGCGCGCGAGATACTGCAGCAGCGCGGCATCACCGCATAG